From Osmerus mordax isolate fOsmMor3 chromosome 8, fOsmMor3.pri, whole genome shotgun sequence, a single genomic window includes:
- the mycn gene encoding N-myc protein, with the protein MWDTMPATISKNSDLEFDSLQPCFYPDEDDFYHGGPDAAPPGEDIWKKFELLPTPPLSPSRAALPGELANASGDSGLVGFGLGDPLDWASELLFLPEDDVWGTSDGDLFGSALDSNPNSIIIHDCMWSGFSAREKLERVVTEKLGKAISSATACAGGVSKNVIVKAPELSRAESECVDPTIVFPFPVNKRNGSSSTGPAGTVPSSSRCSAEETPSDSEEEGDDDEDEDDDEDDEDDEDDEDEEEIDVVTVEKRRNGMSPMATGTVTISVRPKVGGSSGSGAVSRLASRAPQELILKRSSVHQQQHNYAAPSPYASDDDPAPPSKKHRGDGPRPSARTISSSSSSSSSSSLSTGACGSVSATTSSSSRSKRSACGDSSPRGGGGSDSEDSERRRNHNILERQRRNDLRSSFLTLRDHVPELAHNDKAAKVLILKKAAEYLVSLEAEGERLQQERDKLAARRHQLMRRLDQARTR; encoded by the exons ATGTGGGATACAATGCCGGCGACAATAAGTAAAAATTCCGACTTGGAGTTCGACTCCTTACAACCCTGCTTCTACCCGGACGAGGACGACTTCTACCACGGCGGTCCTGACGCCGCGCCACCGGGAGAGGACATCTGGAAGAAATTCGAGTTGCTGCCCACGCCGCCCCTTTCTCCCAGTCGAGCAGCGCTACCGGGAGAGTTGGCCAACGCGTCCGGGGATTCCGGTCTTGTGGGTTTTGGATTAGGCGACCCTCTGGACTGGGCTTCTGAGCTCCTTTTTCTGCCCGAGGACGATGTCTGGGGGACGTCAGACGGAGACCTGTTCGGCTCCGCTTTGGATAGTAACCCCAATTCCATCATCATCCATGACTGTATGTGGAGCGGATTCTCAGCCCGGGAGAAGCTCGAGCGCGTCGTTACCGAAAAGCTAGGCAAAGCCATCTCCTCCGCGACCGCTTGTGCCGGCGGAGTTAGCAAAAACGTAATCGTTAAGGCACCGGAGTTGAGCCGTGCCGAGTCGGAGTGTGTGGACCCTACCATAGTCTTTCCCTTCCCTGTCAACAAAAGAAACGGTAGCAGCAGCACAGGTCCAGCCGGGACCGTCCCGTCCTCCTCCCGCTGCAGCGCCGAGGAGACTCCGAGCGACTCTG aggaggaaggagacgatGACGAGGACGAAGATGACGACGAGGATGACGAGGACGACGAggacgacgaggacgaggaggagattGACGTGGTCACCGTGGAGAAAAGACGCAACGGTATGTCACCCATGGCGACCGGCACCGTCACCATCTCGGTGCGGCCCAAGGTGGGAGGTTCCTCGGGGTCCGGTGCTGTGAGCCGATTGGCTAGCCGGGCGCCCCAGGAGCTGATCCTGAAGAGGAGCTCagtccaccagcagcagcacaactatgctgccccctccccctacgCCTCCGACGACGACCCCGCCCCGCCCTCCAAGAAACACCGTGGCGACGGCCCGCGACCCTCCGCCAgaaccatctcctcttcctcctcatcctcctcctcatcctcactctccaCGGGCGCCTGCGGCTCAGTCTCCGCGACGACGTCCTCGTCTTCGCGCTCCAAGCGCAGCGCCTGCGGGGACAGCAGCCCGCGGGGGGGCGGCGGCTCCGACTCGGAGGACAGCGAGCGGCGACGCAACCACAACATCCTGGAGCGCCAGCGACGCAACGACCTGCGCTCCAGCTTCCTCACGCTGCGCGACCACGTGCCCGAGCTGGCCCACAACGACAAGGCGGCCAAGGTGCTGATCCTGAAGAAGGCGGCCGAGTACCTGGTCTCCCTGGAGGCCGAGGGCGAGCgcctgcagcaggagagagacaagctggCAGCCCGGAGACACCAGCTGATGAGGCGGCTCGATCAGGCCAGGACTCGCTAA